A window from Bubalus kerabau isolate K-KA32 ecotype Philippines breed swamp buffalo chromosome 5, PCC_UOA_SB_1v2, whole genome shotgun sequence encodes these proteins:
- the PRPF19 gene encoding pre-mRNA-processing factor 19, with the protein MSLICSISNEVPEHPCVSPVSNHVYERRLIEKYIAENGTDPINNQPLSEEQLIDIKVAHPIRPKPPSATSIPAILKALQDEWDAVMLHSFTLRQQLQTTRQELSHALYQHDAACRVIARLTKEVTAAREALATLKPQAGLIVPQAVPSSQPSVVGAGEPMDLGELVGMTPEIIQKLQDKATVLTTERKKRGKTVPEELVKPEELSKYRQVASHVGLHSASIPGILALDLCPSDTNKILTGGADKNVVVFDKSSEQILATLKGHTKKVTSVVFHPSQELVFSASPDATIRIWSVPNASCVQVVRAHESAVTGLSLHATGDYLLSSSDDQYWAFSDIQTGRVLTKVTDETSGCSLTCAQFHPDGLIFGTGTMDSQIKIWDLKERTNVANFPGHSGPITSIAFSENGYYLATAADDSSVKLWDLRKLKNFKTLQLDNNFEVKSLIFDQSGTYLALGGTDVQIYICKQWTEILHFTEHSGLTTGVAFGHHAKFIASTGMDRSLKFYSL; encoded by the exons ATGTCTCTGATCTGCTCTA TCTCCAATGAAGTGCCAGAACACCCCTGTGTGTCCCCCGTTTCTAATCATGTGTATGAGCGGCGGCTCATTGAGAAGTATATTGCAGAGAACGGCACAGATCCCATCAACAACCAGCCTCTGTCCGAGGAGCAGCTCATTGATATCAAAG TTGCTCACCCAATCCGGCCCAAGCCTCCCTCAGCCACCAGCATCCCAGCCATTCTGAAAGCCTTGCAGGATGAGTGG GATGCGGTCATGCTCCACAGCTTCACCCTGCGCCAGCAGCTGCAGACCACCCGCCAGGAGCTGTCCCACGCTCTGTACCAGCACGATGCCGCCTGCCGTGTCATTGCGCGTCTCACCAAGGAAGTCACTGCTGCCCGAGAAG CTCTGGCGACCCTGAAACCTCAGGCCGGTCTCATTGTGCCCCAGGCTGTGCCAAGCTCCCAGCCAAGTGTTGTG GGTGCAGGCGAGCCAATGGATTTGGGCGAACTGGTGGGAATGACTCCTGAGATTATTCAGAAG CTTCAAGACAAGGCCACCGTGCTCACCACAGAGCGGAAGAAG agaGGGAAAACTGTGCCTGAGGAGCTGGTGAAGCCCGAAGAGCTCAGCAAATACCGGCAGGTGGCATCACATGTG GGGCTGCACAGTGCTAGCATTCCCGGGATCCTCGCCCTGGACCTCTGCCCCTCCGACACCAACAAGATCCTCACCG GTGGGGCAGATAAGAATGTCGTCGTCTTCGACAAGAGTTCTGAGCAGATTTTGGCCACCCTCAAAGGCCATACCAAGAAGGTTACCAGCGTGGTCTTTCACCCGTCCCAG GAGCTGGTGTTTTCTGCCTCCCCTGATGCTACTATCAGGATTTGGTCGGTTCCGAACGCCTCTTGCGTACAGGTTGTTCGTGCCCACGAGAGCGCTGTGACAGGCCTCAGCCTCCACGCCACTGGTGACTATCTCCTGAGCTCCTCTGATGACCAG TACTGGGCCTTCTCTGACATTCAGACAGGACGTGTGCTCACCAAGGTGACCGATGAGACCTCTGGATGCT CTCTCACCTGTGCGCAGTTCCACCCTGATGGACTCATTTTCGGGACAGGAACCATGGACTCTCAGATCAAGATCTGGGACTTGAAG GAGCGCACCAATGTGGCCAACTTCCCCGGCCACTCGGGCCCCATCACCAGCATTGCCTTCTCGGAGAACGGCTACTACCTGGCTACAGCGGCCGATGACTCCTCTGTTAAACTCTGGGATCTGCGCAAACTTAAGAACTTTAAGACGTTGCAACTGGATAACAACTTTGAG GTGAAATCGTTGATCTTTGACCAGAGCGGTACTTACCTGGCCCTTGGCGGCACCGATGTCCAGATCTACATCTGTAAACAGTGGACGGAGATTCTTCACTTTACAG AGCACAGTGGCCTGACCACGGGGGTGGCCTTCGGACACCACGCCAAGTTCATTGCCTCCACGGGAATGGACCGGAGCCTCAAATTCTACAGTCTGTAG